A window of the Synchiropus splendidus isolate RoL2022-P1 chromosome 6, RoL_Sspl_1.0, whole genome shotgun sequence genome harbors these coding sequences:
- the LOC128760904 gene encoding interferon-induced GTP-binding protein Mx-like, with product MTTLNQQYEEKVRPCIDLIDSLRSLGVEKDLALPAIAVIGDQSSGKSSVLEALSGVALPRGSGIVTRCPLELKMKRLKEGEAWSARISYQGTEQDIDCPADVEKHIRLAQDELAGVGLGISDEAIALEIASPDVPDLTLIDLPGIARVAVKGQQDNIEQQIKRLIQKIITKQETISLVVVPSNVDIATTEALKMAQTVDPEGERTLGILTKPDLVDKGTEQTVVDIVRNEVVPLKKGYMIVRCRGQKEITDQVPLTEAIEREKAFFKDHAFFDVLYSDGQATVPKLAEKLTLELVHHIELSLPRLEEQIEEKLAQTQAELERYGNGPPSEPSERLLFLIDKVTAFIQDVTNLTSGEELQCGEKINVFPALRQEFASWHEQLDRSGEKFNTRINEEIQYYETKFRGRELPGFINYKTFEVLVQEQIKLLEDPAVKKLKDVADAARKSFIQLTHKCFTGFPNLFKNTKAKIEAIKQDKEAIAEGILRTQFRMEQMVYSQDRTYSGSLSQTKVAEESQQMAPNASSSFIPVVMQNDASLLGMKLHLKSYYKIASQLLADQIPLVIRYQMLQESAAQLKREMMQMIQDKENVEVLLREDSDIGQKRAALESRLRRLLKARTYLLEF from the exons ATGACCACGCTGAACCAACAGTACGAGGAGAAGGTGCGTCCATGCATCGACCTGATCGACTCGCTGCGCTCTCTCGGCGTGGAGAAGGACCTGGCTCTGCCGGCCATCGCCGTGATCGGAGACCAGAGTTCGGGGAAAAGCTCGGTGCTGGAGGCGCTGTCCGGTGTGGCTCTGCCCAGAGGAAGCG GCATCGTGACGAGATGTCCCCtggagctgaagatgaagcgtCTGAAAGAAGGAGAGGCCTGGTCTGCAAGAATCAGCTATCAGGGGACTGAGCAAGACATCGACTGTCCAGCCGACGTGGAGAAGCACATTCGTCTGG CGCAAGATGAGCTGGCGGGAGTCGGCCTGGGAATCAGCGATGAGGCCATCGCTCTGGAGATCGCCTCCCCCGATGTTCCCGACCTGACTCTCATTGACCTTCCTGGCATCGCCAGGGTGGCGGTGAAGGGTCAGCAAGACAACATCGAACAGCAG ATAAAGCGCCTGATCCAGAAGATCATCACGAAACAGGAAACCATCAGCTTGGTGGTTGTCCCGAGTAACGTGGACATCGCGACCACGGAGGCCTTGAAGATGGCGCAGACGGTGGACCCTGAAGGAGAGAGAACTCTGG GTATCCTGACCAAACCGGATCTGGTGGACAAGGGAACGGAACAGACGGTGGTCGACATCGTACGGAACGAAGTGGTGCCGCTGAAGAAGGGCTACATGATCGTGAGGTGCCGCGGTCAGAAGGAGATCACGGACCAAGTTCCCCTCACTGAGGCCATCGAGAGAGAAAAAGCCTTCTTTAAAGATCATGCCTTTTTCGA CGTCTTGTACAGCGACGGCCAAGCCACCGTCCCCAAGCTGGCTGAGAAGCTCACTCTGGAGCTGGTGCACCACATCGAG CTGTCACTGCCCCGCCTGGAGGAGCAGATCGAGGAGAAGCTGGCCCAGACtcaggcagagctggagagatATGGAAACGGACCTCCATCGGAGCCGTCTGAGAGACTCCTCTTCCTCATTGAC AAAGTCACGGCTTTCATTCAAGACGTTACGAATCTGACGTCGGGGGAGGAGCTCCAGTGTGGGGAGAAGATCAACGTATTTCCCGCGCTGAGACAAGAGTTTGCCAGCTGGCACGAGCAGCTCGACCGCTCTGGAGAAAAGT TCAACACCAGGATCAATGAGGAAATACAATACTATGAGACCAAGTTTCGTGGAAGAGAACTGCCTGGTTTCATCAACTACAAGACCTTCGAGGTCCTGGTCCAGGAGCAGATCAAGCTGCTGGAAGACCCTGCAGTCAAGAAGCTCAAAGATGTGGCCG ACGCTGCAAGAAAGTCTTTCATCCAGCTCACCCACAAGTGCTTCACTGGCTTCCCCAACCTCTTCAAAAACACCAAG gcaAAGATTGAAGCCATCAAACAAGACAAGGAGGCGATCGCAGAGGGGATACTGAGAACTCAGTTCAGGATGGAGCAGATGGTTTACTCGCAGGACAGGACATACAGCGGCAGCTTGAGCCAGACAAAAGTAGCAGAGGAAAGTCAGCAAATGGCGCCTAATGCCTCCAGCAGTTTCATACCTGTTGTGATGCAAAATGACGCATCGCTCCTGGGGATGAAGTTGCACCTTAAATCTTACTACAAA ATCGCCAGCCAGCTACTGGCAGACCAGATCCCTCTGGTCATCCGTTACCAGATGCTGCAGGAGTCGGCTGCTCAGCTGAAGAGGGAGATGATGCAGATGATTCAGGACAAGGAGAACGTGGAGGTCCTTCTGAGGGAGGACTCTGACATCGGGCAGAAAAGGGCGGCACTGGAGAGTCGCCTCAGACGTCTCCTGAAAGCTCGAACATACCTGTTGGAGTTCTAG
- the thoc7 gene encoding THO complex subunit 7 homolog yields MGAVTDDEVIRKRLLIDGDGAGDDRRINVLLKSFTKWCNSSVSQEEEFTQHQRMLAMLAQCDFSMGRTLMVYDMNLREMDNYEKIYSNIEQNITSAHEKIGECKKEIQRAKRIRKNRQEYDALAKIIQQHPDRHETLKQLESLDKELQQLSHIKENVDAKLELRKKQFHVLLSTIQELQQTLENDEKMENDENNQESATDIRD; encoded by the exons ATGGGAGCGGTGACTGACG ACGAAGTCATTCGGAAGCGACTGCTGATCGACGGGGATGGAGCCGGAGATGATCGCAGGATAAACGTGCTTCTGAAAAGTTTCACGAAATGGTGCAACTCGTCTGTGAGCCAAGAAGAGGA ATTTACTCAGCATCAGAGAATGCTGGCAATGCTGGCGCAGTGCGACTTCTCCATGGGAAGGACCCTGATGGTTTATGACATGAATCTCCGTGAAATGGACAATTATGAGAAAATCTACTCAAATATAG AACAAAACATCACATCTGCACATGAGAAGATTGGAGAGTGTAAAAAAGAAATCCAGCGAGCAAAGAGAATCCGAAAGAATCGCCAAG AATACGACGCTCTGGCCAAGATCATCCAGCAACATCCTGATAGACACGAGACGCTGAA GCAGCTGGAGTCGCTGGAcaaagagctgcagcagctgtcccACATCAAGGAGAATGTGGATGCCAAG TTGGAGTTGAGGAAGAAGCAGTTCCACGTGCTCCTCAGCACCATCCAGGAGCTCCAGCAGACGCTCGAGA ATGATGAGAAGATGGAAAATGACGAGAACAACCAAGAGAGCGCCACCGACATCAGAGACTGA